A section of the Triticum dicoccoides isolate Atlit2015 ecotype Zavitan chromosome 7A, WEW_v2.0, whole genome shotgun sequence genome encodes:
- the LOC119330783 gene encoding VIN3-like protein 2 — translation MASSLYSGCIADPDRCRLLSVDAKRELVLQLSKCPHIALGLLHEWTSHDIKQILFSVLCREKKYEGVSKKIMLKYLFQAVNGEPSGRGKRASKSDPEQNSSTLQFSHKKLRKNDATLLPVIASTPVTAGVSAPTNSACQNSACRASLNPADKFCRRCSCCICFKYDDNKDPSLWLSCNSDQPLQGESCGLSCHLECALGDERSGILQSGQSKKLDGSYHCIHCGKQNDLLGCWKKQLLIAKDARRSDVLCHRISLCHKLLASTKKYLVLHEFVDTALKKLEGELGPITGLEDKGRGIVGRLVVGAEVQKLCSCAIETLESMLSGALTAESQTRSSSVVPSNFIKLVDISHESVTVVFDLDACPMLSQGLTGFNLWHRKASEEHYPSNPTGIVPTPSTMLVVRGLAPCTCYVIKVVAFTNSKEIGSWEVRTNTINCPKEMDAKDSMPGDAGKDLNNTSAKTNSSGLSNPSSEDVESYNDSSTSTDLSRSPESDVEYWTSLEKAPHRRNEAAGDSRDLQTGVAGGTEVDKLEEAPRGSPSALDDDDGEEEPSSAAEAALPKRPSELMVCSREALKQNLATICSGIASQEHTGSESVAPPEHHGSPPCVTQEGTENRKGVSARSVQAKSDDHIPQDDSSKAETEDPGSLSCKGTPAGKSEGGGYNDDGPSEPHTSAQAPPLRKPSNLPQRREQGVSPENAPGSPVPVAGNGSKPKNDGRVPQPCPVKPVPEPGKPEDAARTDTDTYVYCVKVIRWLECEGYVEAGFRVKFLTWLSLRATRHEKRVVSVFVDAFIDDPASLAGQLSDTFSEAIYSKRPPMAP, via the exons ATGGCCTCCTCCCTCTACTCCG GATGTATTGCTGATCCAGATAGATGCCGCTTGCTGAGTGTCGATGCAAAGAGAGAACTTGTCCTTCAATTATCGAAGTGTCCGCATATTGCACTTGGATTGCTACATGAATGGACAAGCCATGATATCAAGCAGATTCTCTTCTCTGTGTTATGTAGAGAGAAAAAATATGAAGGGGTATCAAAGAAAATAATGCTAAAGTATCTCTTCCAAGCTGTGAACGGGGAGCCTTCTGGCCGTGGTAAACGTGCATCCAAGTCAGACCCTGAGCAAAACTCAAGCACTCTCCAGTTCTCTCACAAAAAACTGAGAAAGAATGATGCTACACTGCTTCCAGTTATTGCCAGCACTCCAGTAACAGCTGGTGTAAGTGCACCAACAAACAGTGCATGCCAAAATTCAGCTTGCCGGGCTAGTCTTAATCCAGCGGATAAATTTTGCAGACGTTGCTCATGCTGCATCTGTTTTAAGTATGACGACAATAAGGATCCTAGCCTCTGGCTGTCCTGCAATTCAGACCAACCCTTGCAGGGAGAGTCATGTGGTTTGTCATGCCACTTGGAATGTGCACTCGGGGATGAAAGATCCGGAATTCTGCAGAGTGGACAGTCAAAGAAACTTGATGGTTCTTATCACTGCATCCACTGCGGGAAACAAAATGATTTACTTGG GTGCTGGAAGAAACAACTATTGATAGCAAAAGATGCTCGGAGGTCTGATGTGTTGTGCCATCGGATATCTCTTTGTCATAAGCTCCTCGCATCCACTAAGAAGTACTTGGTCCTCCATGAGTTTGTGGATACAGCATTGAAGAAGCTGGAGGGCGAGCTTGGTCCGATTACTGGCCTTGAAGATAAGGGCCGGGGAATTGTTGGTCGTCTTGTTGTAGGTGCTGAAGTTCAGAAGCTTTGCAGCTGCGCAATAGAGACTCTGGAATCTATGTTATCTGGTGCATTAACAGCTGAGTCACAAACCCGGA GTTCTTCTGTGGTACCATCCAACTTCATAAAGCTTGTGGATATATCCCATGAATCTGTCACTGTAGTTTTTGACCTGGATGCATGCCCCATGCTCTCTCAAGGTTTAACTGGCTTTAACCTGTGGCACCGGAAGGCCAGCGAGGAACATTATCCCTCAAACCCAACAGGCATAGTACCGACGCCATCGACAATGCTAGTGGTCAGAGGACTTGCTCCATGTACGTGCTATGTCATCAAGGTTGTTGCATTCACCAACTCAAAGGAGATTGGGTCGTGGGAAGTCAGGACAAATACCATTAACTGCCCCAAGGAAATGGATGCAAAAGATTCGATGCCAGGGGATGCTGGAAAAGATCTGAATAACACAAGCGCGAAGACAAACAGCAGTGGTCTGTCAAATCCTTCTTCTGAAGACGTGGAATCGTACAATGACAGTAGCACTTCTACCGATCTCAGCAGGTCGCCGGAGAGCGACGTTGAATACTGGACAAGTCTTGAAAAGGCACCTCATCGCCGCAATGAAGCCGCCGGTGACTCGCGAGATCTTCAAACAGGTGTTGCTGGGGGAACTGAAGTCGACAAGCTGGAGGAAGCTCCTAGGGGTTCACCATCAGCTCtagacgacgacgacggcgaagaggaaccCAGTTCAGCTGCTGAAGCAGCTTTGCCAAAGAGGCCGTCAGAGTTGATGGTGTGCAGCCGGGAAGCTCTGAAGCAAAACCTGGCGACGATCTGCTCAGGGATTGCATCGCAGGAGCACACTGGAAGCGAGTCGGTTGCTCCACCCGAACACCACGGCTCACCGCCATGCGTCACGCAGGAAGGGACTGAGAACCGCAAGGGGGTTTCTGCAAGGTCAGTTCAAGCAAAGTCCGATGACCATATTCCTCAAGATGACAGTTCGAAGGCTGAAACGGAGGACCCTGGGAGTCTGTCATGCAAAGGAACCCCTGCTGGGAAATCCGAGGGCGGTGGATACAATGATGATGGACCTTCAGAGCCCCACACATCTGCTCAAGCGCCTCCTCTTCGGAAGCCGTCGAACTTGCCGCAGCGTCGCGAGCAGGGGGTCTCACCGGAGAACGCGCCGGGTTCGCCGGTTCCTGTAGCAGGGAATGGGAGCAAGCCAAAGAATGACGGCCGTGTTCCTCAACCTTGCCCTGTGAAACCTGTGCCAGAGCCAGGAAAACCCGAGGACGCGGCGCGCACGGACACGGACACCTATGTGTACTGTGTCAAGGTGATCAGGTGGCTGGAGTGCGAGGGCTACGTCGAGGCCGGCTTCAGGGTGAAGTTCCTGACGTGGCTGAGCCTGCGGGCGACCCGGCACGAGAAGAGGGTGGTCAGCGTGTTTGTGGACGCCTTCATCGACGACCCTGCGAGCCTCGCCGGCCAGCTAAGCGACACCTTCTCCGAGGCCATCTACAGCAAGAGGCCGCCCATGGCGCCGTAG